In the Topomyia yanbarensis strain Yona2022 chromosome 3, ASM3024719v1, whole genome shotgun sequence genome, one interval contains:
- the LOC131688880 gene encoding collagenase-like gives MSNSVVTGKMPIKIHLVTLLVILVGSRAQAEESRIINGEDAELGQFPYQAKLIIQTDQGRALCGGSLISEEWVLTAAHCVESARSVEVTLGAVDLNDQGNDGRTVLNSTEYVRHPNYQASSASNDVAVVRLPERVTYSDRIQPVKLPTGHDDYNRRLALVSGWGKTRDMGGVAQKLQYTTLTVIRNNECSLFYGPGTIQPTTLCCRGANRRSTCNGDSGGPLVLEDDKTQIGVVSFGNVIGCEKMFPVGFARLTEFTDFIRETTGVEAMRAPVRNHVSNFLLLNMPNRN, from the coding sequence ATGTCGAATAGTGTGGTTACTGGTAAAATGCCAATCAAAATCCACTTGGTTACATTGCTGGTGATATTAGTAGGAAGCCGTGCGCAAGCAGAGGAATCTCGTATCATCAACGGAGAGGACGCCGAGCTTGGCCAATTCCCGTACCAGGCCAAGCTAATAATACAAACAGATCAAGGTCGTGCCCTGTGCGGTGGAAGCCTAATAAGCGAAGAATGGGTATTAACTGCAGCACATTGTGTGGAAAGTGCTCGTTCTGTCGAGGTAACTCTAGGTGCAGTGGATTTAAATGACCAAGGAAATGATGGAAGAACTGTCCTCAACTCAACGGAATATGTTCGTCATCCCAATTATCAAGCGTCATCAGCTTCGAATGATGTTGCCGTGGTAAGACTTCCAGAGAGGGTTACCTACAGTGATCGGATTCAGCCGGTGAAGCTGCCTACCGGACACGACGACTACAATCGTCGGTTGGCTTTGGTCAGCGGATGGGGTAAAACGAGAGATATGGGCGGAGTTGCTCAAAAGCTACAATATACTACCCTGACGGTTATTCGAAACAACGAGTGTTCGCTTTTCTACGGTCCCGGAACAATTCAACCGACAACACTCTGCTGTCGCGGAGCAAATCGACGATCTACGTGCAACGGTGATTCCGGTGGACCGCTCGTTTTGGAGGATGATAAAACCCAGATTGGTGTGGTTAGTTTTGGAAATGTAATTGGTTGCGAGAAAATGTTCCCGGTAGGATTCGCCAGACTGACGGAATTCACGGATTTCATTAGAGAAACGACTGGCGTCGAAGCTATGAGAGCACCCGTAAGGAACCATGTCTCAAATTTTCTGTTACTAAACATGCCGAACCGGAACTAG
- the LOC131688881 gene encoding collagenase-like gives MPITANFATLLVILLSSRVQAEESRIINGEDAELGQFPYQAKLLIQTEQGRALCGGSLISEEWVLTAAHCVEDARSVEVTLGAVDLNDQGNDGRTVMNTKKYIIHPDYQAASASNDVAVVKLPESVPYSDRIQPVKLPTGHDDYNRRLALVSGWGKTRDRGGPAQKLQYTTLTVIRNDECSLFYGPGTIQPTTLCCRGENRRSTCNGDSGGPLVLKDDKTQIGVVSFGNVIGCEKMFPMGFARLTEFTDFIRETTGVEAMRAPVRNHVSNFLLLIMPNRN, from the coding sequence ATGCCAATCACAGCCAACTTTGCTACTTTACTGGTGATTTTACTGAGCAGCCGAGTGCAAGCAGAGGAATCCCGTATCATCAACGGAGAGGACGCCGAACTCGGGCAGTTCCCCTACCAGGCCAAGCTGTTAATACAAACAGAACAAGGTCGTGCCCTGTGCGGTGGAAGCCTAATAAGTGAGGAATGGGTATTAACTGCAGCACATTGTGTGGAAGATGCCAGATCTGTAGAGGTAACGTTAGGTGCAGTTGATTTGAACGACCAGGGAAATGATGGAAGAACTGTTATGAACACAAAGAAATATATTATTCATCCTGACTATCAAGCGGCGTCAGCTTCGAATGATGTTGCCGTTGTGAAACTTCCAGAGAGCGTTCCCTACAGTGATCGGATTCAGCCGGTGAAGTTGCCCACTGGACACGATGATTACAATAGACGCCTGGCCCTGGTCAGCGGATGGGGAAAAACGAGGGACAGGGGCGGACCAGCTCAAAAGTTACAATATACTACCCTGACGGTTATTCGAAACGACGAGTGTTCACTTTTCTACGGTCCCGGAACAATTCAACCGACGACACTCTGCTGTCGCGGGGAAAATCGACGATCAACGTGCAATGGAGATTCTGGCGGACCGCTCGTTTTGAAGGATGATAAAACCCAGATAGGAGTGGTCAGTTTTGGAAATGTCATTGGTTGCGAGAAAATGTTCCCGATGGGATTCGCCAGACTGACGGAATTCACGGATTTCATTAGAGAAACGACTGGGGTCGAAGCTATGAGAGCACCCGTAAGGAACCATGTCTCAAATTTTCTGTTACTAATCATGCCGAACAGGAACTAG
- the LOC131688882 gene encoding collagenase-like: protein MFGLTVVTVSLLAVVTALSAEPYSRRIVNGETAAEGQFPYQVLLKIQLPQGRALCGGSLLSDQWVLTAGHCVQGASSFEVSLGALDLADNGNDGRVVITATEYIRHEKYNPLFAANDVAVIKLPTPVVFNDRIQPVKLPTSSDNYADQKVVVSGWGIQKNGGNVAERLQFAILKVITNGQCMRTFSPLVIKKTTLCAQGEAKQSPCNGDSGGPLVLEGGNELVGVVSFGHATGCERGFPGAFARITSFTEWIKKKTGI, encoded by the coding sequence ATGTTCGGACTAACTGTAGTCACGGTATCATTACTAGCGGTGGTTACCGCCTTATCTGCTGAACCCTATTCCCGACGAATAGTTAACGGAGAGACAGCTGCCGAGGGGCAATTTCCCTATCAAGTGCTTCTTAAGATTCAGTTACCACAGGGGCGAGCTCTGTGCGGCGGTAGTCTGCTGAGTGACCAATGGGTTTTAACCGCAGGACACTGTGTTCAGGGTGCGAGTTCGTTCGAGGTTTCACTGGGAGCACTTGATTTGGCCGACAATGGAAACGATGGCCGTGTGGTGATAACGGCAACGGAGTACATTCGTCATGAGAAATATAATCCACTGTTTGCCGCCAACGACGTTGCTGTTATTAAGTTGCCCACGCCGGTTGTGTTCAATGACAGAATTCAACCGGTTAAGCTACCCACAAGTAGCGATAATTACGCTGACCAGAAGGTTGTTGTCAGTGGATGGGGAATACAGAAAAATGGTGGAAACGTTGCTGAGAGGCTGCAATTTGCTATCCTGAAGGTGATCACCAATGGCCAGTGTATGAGAACGTTCAGCCCGCTGGTGATTAAGAAGACTACACTCTGTGCTCAAGGGGAGGCAAAACAGTCGCCATGTAATGGGGATTCCGGCGGTCCTTTGGTGCTGGAAGGGGGAAACGAACTGGTAGGAGTGGTTAGCTTTGGACATGCCACTGGCTGCGAACGTGGATTTCCGGGCGCATTTGCTCGTATAACGTCCTTCACTGAGTGGATCAAGAAGAAAACGGGAATTTAA